The nucleotide window CTATTACTGCAACCGACTCTACCATCTCTATTGCCTGAACAGGACAAGCTTTCACACAGATAGTACAGCCTATGCAACCGACAGAGCATGATTTTTTGACATCAGGACCTTTGAGCGGAGAGTTGCAATCCACCTGTACCTTAGCACTTTTCGGAATCAGAAGAAGGACTTCTCGTGGACACTGTTCCACACAAATTCCGCATCCTACACACTTCTCAATATCCACTACCGCTAAACCATTTTCAATGTGTATTGCATCAAATGGACAAACTACTTCACATGTGCCGAGCCCAAGGCAACCATAGGAGCAAGAAGAGGGACCATTTCCTGGAATAACCGCTGCCTGGCGGCAATCCATAACCCCTTCATAAGTGCAATTTTGTACGACTTTGTCAGTGGAACCATTGCATTTAAGAAACGCCACTTTGGGTTCTTCAGCATTAGCCGATACTCCCAGAATAGAAGCAATTTCTTCTATAATCGCTGCACTTACCACAGCACATTTAGAAACCTCAGAAACCCCTTCCACGAGCGCTTCAGCAAAACCGTCGCATCCAGGGAAACCACATGCTCCGCAGTTTGCGCCGGGTAGAATCTCTCTAATCTCCGTCTGGCGCTCATCAACTGGAACAAAAAACTTAACTGAAGCAAAGGCAAGTAGAGCTCCAAACACGAGCCCAAGCCCACCCATTATGAATACCGGATAAAAAATTTCGGTCATTTCATCTGCCTCCTACTCTATTATGCCTATGAAACCCATGAATGCTATTGACATGAGTCCAGCTGTAACTAGCGCTATTGGAAGTCCGCGCATACATTTTGGTATATTCTTGTTTGCCTCTATTCGTTCGCGTATACCGGCCATAAGAATGATGGCTAATAAAAAGCCGACGGATGCACCCAATGCATGAACAAGCGACTGGAGCAACGAATACCCCTCATTCATGTTTAAAACTGCGACACCGAGAACCGCACAGTTTGTGGTGATAAGAGGAAGAAAAATACCGAGAGATTTATAAAGTTTCGGTTGTATTTTCTTTAATACGATTTCTACAAATTGAACCAAAGCAGCAATTATCAATATAAATGAAAGTGTGTAAAGATACTCTAGTCCCAAAGGAACCAGGATAAATTCATAAGCTACCCAAGTCATCAGAGATGCCATTACCGTAACAAAAATAACGGCTACCCCCATACCCTTTGCAGTATCAAGCTTTCCTGACACTCCCAAGAAAGGACAACAGCCCAAGAAACGTGACAAAAGAATATTATTAACGAAGATAGCTGATATAAAGAGAGCAAGAAGAGACATCATTATGCGTCAACCTCCTTATTTTCTTCTGTTTCTGCAGCAGAGAGAGCTGCACTGCCACAAACTGCGCTTAATCCACAGCCTTCACAACCACTCAAGGCTTCCCACCCATCATAGGAAGTCTCATCTCCAGTTTTGCACTCTTCTTTTCTGATCTGAATATTTTTAAAAAGTGCAATAAGAATGCCTAGTGTGATAAAACCTCCCGGCGCCAAAATGAAAAGCAAAGCCGGTTGGTAAGCTGACGGCATAATAGGGAGGGAAAATATTGTCCCGTTACCGAGAAGCTCTCTGATGCTGCCTATAAATGTTAAACTTAGGGTAAAACCGAGCCCCATGCCTAACCCGTCAAACAGTGAATCTATTATTCCGTTTTTTGAGGCAAAGGCTTCTGCTCGTGCAAGAATAATGCAGTTTACAACTATCAAAGGTATAAATATTCCCAAAGACCTATCAAGCGTTGGCGCGTATGCAGAGATTAATAGCTGTATAACCGTTACAAAACCTGCAATTACAACAATATAGGCCGGAATGCGAATCTCATCCGGAATTATTTTACGAATAGCCGATATTGCAACATTAGATCCCATTAGGACTGCAGTCGCTGCGATTCCCATGCCAAAACCGTTCGTTGCGCTTGAGGTCGTGGCCAATGTTGGACATATGCCCAGAAGAAATACAAATATAGGGTTTTCTATAAAAATCCCGTTTTTAATTAATTTGAGAGGATTACTCATTACTCTTTACCCTCCTCTTTAAAATGGTTGTTCCAGAAATTAATTGCATCATTAACTCCGACTATAACTGCATCCGATGTTATCGTTGCTCCTGAAATTGCCTGAATATCGGAAACTTCTTCGGAGGGTATCTTTGTAACCTTAAATTTATCTACCGTTTTGCTTTTAAACTGATCCAAAAATTTTGGCTTCGCAGCTTCCGCTCCGAGTCCGGGCGTTTCAGTTTGAGCCAGTATTTTTATTCCTTTAATTTCTCCTTCTTTTCCAATTCCAACTACCATTTCTATGTTTCCCGCATAGCCTTTGGATGAAACGGTGAAGTTATAACCAACAAGTTCATTAGAAGAAGAGCCTACATTAACTTCACTGATAGTTCCCTTTGGATCTGTACCAATTTTTAAGGTTTTAAACTCAGTTGCTCCTGGTAAGGTCATTTCTAAAGCTTCTTGACGCTCGCGTTCTTTTGTAAGACGAATCGGTTCAAGTGTTATCGTGTAAACTACGCCCAAAATAGCACCTGTAACGGCTGTTATAAGCAAAAGAACGAGAGGGAGTCTTAGTGATTTGCCCATTTTATTTAGCCTCCCCAAATATACGAGGTGTAGTAAACTTATCTATCAAAGGGACTGTTACGTTCATAATCAGTATTGCAAAAGAAACTCCCTCCGGATATCCGCCAAAAGTTCTTATGAGAGATGTGAGGAGTCCACAGCCAAAAGCAAATATGATTTGCCCCTTCGTTGTCATCGGAGAAGTTGTATAGTCGGTTGCCATAAAAATGGCTCCAATAAGAAGACCTCCCGCAAACATTTCATAAAATCCGGGTCTACCAAAAAGAGAGGTTAAAATCCCGACTGTTACGATATAAACAACAGGAATTTGCCACTTAATTATTCCCTTATAAAGGAGGATAACAAATCCTATCAATAGAGCCAGTGCGGATGTTTCTCCTAAACAGCCGGCAACATTTCCGATGAAGAGATCATAAAAAGATGGAAGCTCTGCACCTAGCGGCATTCCCATGCTGACTCCGCCAACAGTTTCGCTCCCAAGCTTTATGAGAGCTAGAGGAGTCGCCTTAGAAACTCCATCTATTGTCCATGTTGTCATAGCTACAGGCCAGCTAACCACCATCATGGCACGCCCTGCAAGCGCCGGGTTTACAATATTACACCCAATGCCGCCAAAAAATTGCTTGGCGACAATTATCGCGAAAATGCATCCCAGAATAGCCTTCCAGTATTCCATGGTTGGAGGCAAATTATAAGCGAGCAATAGCCCAGTAACTGCTGCCGAAAAATCATTGACTGATATTTTTTGTTTTGCCAGCTTTTGCCAGACTAATTCAGAAAGATGGCATGCAATCACACAGACTGCCATCAGTGCAAAGGCGCGTAGTCCAAAAAAATAAACCGCTGCTAGACCAGAAGGTACCAATGATGCGAGCACCCAAAGCATTATTTTTTGTGTGTCTTGTCCCGCATGAATATGGGGTGAACTTGATAGTACTAAAAGTTTTTTATCCATTATTTTTGGCCGCCTTTCTCTTCAATGCCATTACGGTTGTCTTTCCGTCTCGGAAGGTTTGAGTTAGGTGTCGGTTGGCAGGACAAATGTATGAACAGGAGCCGCACTCTGTACAGTTAAGACCGCCATTTGCCTCAAATGCTTCGTAATCACGAAGAAGGACTATTCTGTTTAAAGTGTTTGGCAAAAGACCTATCGGACATACGTCTACACAACGACCGCAACGGATGCACTCTGTTTCTTCTCCGATATAGGCCGATTTTTTTGTTAGAGCAAGAATGCCAGATGTGCTTTTCACGACGGGAACGTCGATTGAACGAAGCGTCACCCCCATCATGGGGCCTCCTGAAATTATTTTAGCGGGTTCTTCTTTGAACCCTCCACAAAATTCTATAAGTTCAGATACAGAAGTTCCCAATGGCATAAGTATGTTTTTGGGGGTTTTAATAGCATCTCCTGTAACAGTTACAATACGAGTCGTAGAGGGAGTTCCCTCTGCTATTGCTTCATATATCTGATGAACTGTACGTACGTTTAAGACAATGCATCCAATGTCAGCGGGAAGTGCAGTAACAGGATATTCAAGGCCCGTTATCGCCTCTATTAACATTTTTTCTGATCCTTGAGGGTATTTAACTTTAAGAGGACTTACTGATATTTTGTACCCATTTTGATTTTTTATCTCATTTTCCATAACTTTTATAGCTTCTGGTTTGTTATTTTCTATACCAATGATTCCTTCAGCATTAGGGAAGAGCCTCATTAAAAGCTTAAGCCCTTTGATAATTTTTGTAGGTTCTTCAATCATGAGCCTGTTGTCGCAATTTATAAAGGGCTCACATTCAGCTCCGTTAATTATGAGCCATTTAATTTTTTGGGGGTCGGGCGGAGTTAATTTTACCGCTGTAGGGAAGGTGGCTCCTCCATATCCCACAATTCCAGCCTCTCTTATGCGTGCAATATATTCTTTTGGATCAATGTTTTCATGATTTGTCAGGGGTTTCCAAGAAGCATCTTTTT belongs to Synergistaceae bacterium and includes:
- a CDS encoding RnfABCDGE type electron transport complex subunit B, producing the protein MTEIFYPVFIMGGLGLVFGALLAFASVKFFVPVDERQTEIREILPGANCGACGFPGCDGFAEALVEGVSEVSKCAVVSAAIIEEIASILGVSANAEEPKVAFLKCNGSTDKVVQNCTYEGVMDCRQAAVIPGNGPSSCSYGCLGLGTCEVVCPFDAIHIENGLAVVDIEKCVGCGICVEQCPREVLLLIPKSAKVQVDCNSPLKGPDVKKSCSVGCIGCTICVKACPVQAIEMVESVAVIDPYKCTNCGICATKCPVKCISDRRPQELREKIPVA
- the rsxA gene encoding electron transport complex subunit RsxA; amino-acid sequence: MSLLALFISAIFVNNILLSRFLGCCPFLGVSGKLDTAKGMGVAVIFVTVMASLMTWVAYEFILVPLGLEYLYTLSFILIIAALVQFVEIVLKKIQPKLYKSLGIFLPLITTNCAVLGVAVLNMNEGYSLLQSLVHALGASVGFLLAIILMAGIRERIEANKNIPKCMRGLPIALVTAGLMSIAFMGFIGIIE
- a CDS encoding electron transport complex subunit E; this encodes MSNPLKLIKNGIFIENPIFVFLLGICPTLATTSSATNGFGMGIAATAVLMGSNVAISAIRKIIPDEIRIPAYIVVIAGFVTVIQLLISAYAPTLDRSLGIFIPLIVVNCIILARAEAFASKNGIIDSLFDGLGMGLGFTLSLTFIGSIRELLGNGTIFSLPIMPSAYQPALLFILAPGGFITLGILIALFKNIQIRKEECKTGDETSYDGWEALSGCEGCGLSAVCGSAALSAAETEENKEVDA
- a CDS encoding RnfABCDGE type electron transport complex subunit G, producing MGKSLRLPLVLLLITAVTGAILGVVYTITLEPIRLTKERERQEALEMTLPGATEFKTLKIGTDPKGTISEVNVGSSSNELVGYNFTVSSKGYAGNIEMVVGIGKEGEIKGIKILAQTETPGLGAEAAKPKFLDQFKSKTVDKFKVTKIPSEEVSDIQAISGATITSDAVIVGVNDAINFWNNHFKEEGKE
- a CDS encoding RnfABCDGE type electron transport complex subunit D, with the translated sequence MDKKLLVLSSSPHIHAGQDTQKIMLWVLASLVPSGLAAVYFFGLRAFALMAVCVIACHLSELVWQKLAKQKISVNDFSAAVTGLLLAYNLPPTMEYWKAILGCIFAIIVAKQFFGGIGCNIVNPALAGRAMMVVSWPVAMTTWTIDGVSKATPLALIKLGSETVGGVSMGMPLGAELPSFYDLFIGNVAGCLGETSALALLIGFVILLYKGIIKWQIPVVYIVTVGILTSLFGRPGFYEMFAGGLLIGAIFMATDYTTSPMTTKGQIIFAFGCGLLTSLIRTFGGYPEGVSFAILIMNVTVPLIDKFTTPRIFGEAK
- the rsxC gene encoding electron transport complex subunit RsxC, which translates into the protein MKLSSFWGGVHPPQEKELTENKEIEKYLPSGDLIFPMAQNLGAISQPLVKKGDSVLVGQKLGDCDAFVSAPVLSSVSGTVKEVGMKMTTAGLLEIAVVIENDGKYEKDASWKPLTNHENIDPKEYIARIREAGIVGYGGATFPTAVKLTPPDPQKIKWLIINGAECEPFINCDNRLMIEEPTKIIKGLKLLMRLFPNAEGIIGIENNKPEAIKVMENEIKNQNGYKISVSPLKVKYPQGSEKMLIEAITGLEYPVTALPADIGCIVLNVRTVHQIYEAIAEGTPSTTRIVTVTGDAIKTPKNILMPLGTSVSELIEFCGGFKEEPAKIISGGPMMGVTLRSIDVPVVKSTSGILALTKKSAYIGEETECIRCGRCVDVCPIGLLPNTLNRIVLLRDYEAFEANGGLNCTECGSCSYICPANRHLTQTFRDGKTTVMALKRKAAKNNG